From a single Microcoleus sp. FACHB-672 genomic region:
- a CDS encoding glycoside hydrolase family 15 protein: MSKTATQLQARLDDYYQQITTVIVARQNPITGLLPASTAINAHGDYTDAWVRDNVYSILAVWGLALAYRKIDDYSGRSFELEHSVVKLMRGLLFCMMRQSDKVERFKETQSLLDCLHAKYNTGTGDVVVGDREWGHLQVDATSLFLLMLAQMTASGLHIIYSIDEVNFIQNLVYYIGRAYRTPDYGIWERGNKINVGNPELNASSIGMAKAALEAINGLNLFGVRGSQASVIHVLPDEIARARMTLESLLPRESLSKEIDAALLSIISFPAFAVENLDLMNRTRTDIINKLQGKYGCKRFLRDGHQTVLEDTKRLHYEPWELKQFEHIESEWPLFFTYLFLDGLCRGDREQTKEYKERLESLLVEREGLRLLPELYYVPAEKVEAERQNPQSQTRLPNENLPLVWAQSLFMLGQLLDEGLIAVGDIDPLGRHLCVGKYRQPIVQIALLAENDELRDKLATHGIATQTPKQVGPIQVRQSTELSAAYTQIGRNDKLNLTGRPVRRLRSLTTSRVFRIKGETIAFLPAFLDLQQFYITLDYHFLVAQIKSELAYVYRHWYQLGRPLMTLLLTEAMLESGTTALLELMQELQGGECNGVPVRLGQLNQLLLTAGTERIDFLHNFDFTQSPVKDAAPSCYYLAYQPGKNWPLNHTQEFTLETETNLSLLLKSLRESENLYEQIELLHTLNRREGLDFDTGFGGPNDRVTVADLLNEVYSKASQGSQSEIAWAVVRRAAGLLNKVDISLSDSVTDILVRQKQIAVGKAYSEASLMTRPKPHTEIIDKISQFCREDIRDRVLTQEILIYLGILIKSEPELFDGLLTLRVGYFILLLTSELAQELRVTQDEAYERLMQLSPFEVKMRLRQVLAGYEGMNRLLQQQESLHVKQQEQEIEWVVMPADNDTQLAAGNWHRQRQMDGSRGRVPEDFFKRIWILMKHCKGLVIGDKLERRNRLDSELILSEMTPGEKNFALKVEHLLNKIEAPEYRQANIETLMELAAIVERNPTLQIEEYIVLDVLIGHAVRQAWLDSFPEKADRYDEDKASAWRAFYNTSPTECAGSIVKAFRFLTRFGGGIAG, translated from the coding sequence ATGTCAAAAACAGCAACCCAACTGCAAGCCCGTCTCGATGATTACTACCAGCAAATTACGACAGTGATCGTCGCCCGTCAGAATCCTATCACCGGCTTGTTGCCGGCTTCCACAGCAATTAATGCTCATGGCGACTATACCGACGCCTGGGTGAGAGATAACGTTTACAGCATTTTAGCAGTTTGGGGATTAGCGCTGGCTTACCGCAAAATCGATGATTATTCCGGACGCAGTTTTGAACTCGAACACAGCGTTGTCAAACTCATGCGTGGATTGCTGTTTTGTATGATGCGGCAATCTGACAAAGTGGAGCGTTTTAAAGAAACACAATCTCTCTTAGATTGCTTGCACGCCAAATATAACACCGGCACGGGCGATGTTGTGGTGGGGGATCGAGAGTGGGGGCATTTGCAAGTAGATGCAACCTCACTCTTTTTATTAATGCTGGCTCAAATGACCGCTTCTGGGTTGCACATCATCTATAGTATTGATGAAGTTAATTTTATTCAAAATTTAGTTTATTACATTGGCAGAGCTTACCGGACGCCCGATTATGGAATTTGGGAACGGGGCAACAAAATAAATGTTGGCAATCCCGAATTAAATGCTAGTTCAATTGGCATGGCAAAAGCCGCCTTGGAAGCGATTAATGGTCTAAATCTTTTTGGGGTACGCGGTTCTCAAGCATCGGTGATTCATGTGCTGCCAGATGAAATTGCGCGGGCGCGGATGACCTTGGAATCGTTGTTGCCGAGGGAATCACTGTCAAAAGAAATTGATGCAGCTTTGTTAAGCATTATTAGTTTTCCTGCGTTTGCCGTAGAAAACCTTGATTTAATGAATCGCACGCGCACGGATATTATTAACAAGCTTCAGGGAAAATACGGTTGCAAACGCTTTCTGCGAGATGGGCATCAAACGGTTTTGGAAGATACGAAACGCTTGCATTATGAACCGTGGGAATTGAAACAATTTGAGCATATTGAAAGCGAGTGGCCGTTATTTTTTACCTACCTATTTTTAGATGGCTTATGTCGGGGAGATAGGGAGCAAACCAAGGAATATAAGGAACGTTTAGAATCTTTATTGGTGGAACGGGAAGGATTGCGACTGTTGCCAGAGTTGTATTATGTCCCGGCGGAAAAGGTGGAAGCAGAAAGGCAAAATCCTCAGAGCCAAACGCGCTTGCCGAATGAAAATCTTCCCTTGGTTTGGGCGCAGTCTTTGTTCATGTTAGGACAATTGTTAGATGAGGGATTAATTGCAGTCGGAGATATCGATCCCTTGGGGCGTCATTTATGTGTAGGAAAATACCGGCAGCCCATTGTGCAAATTGCTTTATTAGCAGAAAATGACGAGTTACGAGACAAATTAGCAACGCATGGGATTGCCACCCAAACACCGAAACAAGTAGGACCCATTCAGGTTCGTCAATCCACAGAACTTTCAGCCGCTTACACTCAAATCGGGCGCAATGATAAACTTAATCTTACTGGCAGACCTGTGCGCCGGCTGCGAAGTTTGACAACTTCAAGAGTATTTCGCATTAAAGGAGAAACGATTGCTTTTCTGCCGGCATTCTTAGATTTACAGCAGTTTTATATTACCCTAGATTATCACTTTTTAGTGGCTCAAATAAAAAGTGAACTGGCTTATGTTTATCGACACTGGTATCAGTTAGGGCGACCCTTAATGACTTTATTATTAACGGAAGCTATGCTGGAATCTGGGACGACAGCACTGCTGGAACTCATGCAGGAACTTCAAGGAGGCGAGTGTAATGGGGTGCCGGTGAGGTTAGGGCAGTTAAATCAACTCTTGCTGACAGCCGGAACGGAGAGAATTGATTTTCTACATAATTTTGATTTTACCCAATCACCTGTGAAAGATGCAGCGCCAAGCTGTTATTATTTAGCCTATCAACCGGGGAAAAATTGGCCGTTAAACCATACCCAAGAATTCACATTAGAAACGGAGACCAATTTAAGCTTATTGCTGAAAAGTTTGCGCGAATCTGAAAACTTATACGAACAAATTGAGTTATTGCACACCCTGAATCGCCGAGAAGGATTAGACTTTGATACCGGCTTTGGAGGGCCAAATGATCGGGTAACTGTGGCAGATTTACTCAATGAAGTGTATTCCAAAGCCAGTCAAGGTTCGCAATCTGAAATCGCTTGGGCGGTGGTACGTCGGGCTGCCGGCTTGTTGAATAAGGTTGATATTAGTTTATCCGATTCAGTCACAGATATTTTAGTGCGACAGAAACAAATTGCGGTAGGTAAAGCTTACAGTGAAGCCTCCTTAATGACTCGTCCAAAGCCGCACACGGAAATTATCGATAAAATTTCCCAATTCTGTCGAGAAGATATTCGAGATCGCGTTCTCACTCAGGAAATTCTGATTTACTTGGGAATTTTAATTAAGTCGGAACCTGAATTATTTGATGGGTTACTGACGCTGCGCGTAGGATATTTTATCTTGTTGCTGACAAGCGAACTGGCGCAAGAATTAAGAGTGACTCAAGATGAAGCTTATGAGCGATTAATGCAATTAAGTCCGTTTGAAGTGAAGATGCGGCTGCGGCAGGTTTTGGCTGGATATGAGGGGATGAACCGGCTATTACAACAGCAAGAATCTTTGCACGTTAAACAGCAAGAGCAAGAAATTGAATGGGTGGTGATGCCGGCAGATAATGACACCCAATTAGCAGCCGGCAACTGGCACCGGCAGCGACAGATGGACGGTTCACGGGGTCGCGTTCCCGAAGACTTTTTCAAACGAATTTGGATTTTAATGAAGCACTGCAAAGGCTTGGTTATTGGGGATAAATTAGAGCGACGCAATCGCTTAGATAGCGAATTAATTCTTTCGGAAATGACACCTGGGGAAAAGAATTTTGCCCTTAAAGTCGAGCATTTACTAAATAAAATCGAAGCACCAGAATATCGGCAAGCGAATATTGAGACCCTGATGGAATTGGCAGCAATTGTCGAACGTAACCCGACTTTGCAAATCGAAGAATATATCGTTCTCGATGTTTTAATCGGTCATGCGGTGCGGCAAGCTTGGTTAGACAGCTTTCCAGAGAAGGCGGATCGATATGATGAGGATAAGGCATCGGCTTGGCGGGCTTTTTATAACACGTCCCCAACTGAATGTGCCGGCAGTATTGTTAAAGCATTCCGCTTCTTAACGCGATTTGGAGGGGGAATTGCCGGTTAG
- a CDS encoding ABC transporter ATP-binding protein: MTETVLDVRNLQVLFQTDEKLLKAVDGISFEVKRGQTLGIVGESGSGKSVTSLAVMGLVPSPPGKIAGGEIWFRGVTPAGELQEPVNLLQLPAEKMQQYRGGQLATIFQEPMSALNPVYDIGFQLTEAIRLHQNVSPAQARRLATSLLQEVKLLPSDEELRQRYLETRQTSDEREIQQHINEQKQAILKRYPHELSGGQIQRVTIAMAISCNPTLLIADEPTTALDVTVQATILALLRELRDQRQMTMMFITHDLSVIAEVADSVAVMYRGKIVEYGSVLEIFSNPQHPYTKGLLACRPQLNRRLRYLPTVSDFMEIVTTGSGEVEIREKTQGNGGVGTALPYLPGEQNRAGSVPVPPSGAPVPFTNTAPLLDMGTEEAPVMGTSYEIASNSEVVPVEVSEAEMDQRLAKLQQQAPLVSIRELQVGFPVRGMFGQTKRYMMAVNGVSFDVYPGETLGLVGESGCGKTTLARTLLRLIEPMSGQMMFEGQDITGLQGNALRRLRREMQIIFQDPFSSLNPRMNIGDAVMEPLKIHSAEKNARQQRERAAYLLERVGLNPGLMKRYPHEFSGGQRQRISIARALALNPKFIVCDESVSALDVSVQAQVLNLLKELQGEFGLTYIFISHDLSVVKFMSDRIVVMNKGKIEEVGSSERLYREPKQAYTRQLIASIPTGTLERIQQQQAAREELRVK, from the coding sequence ATGACCGAAACCGTTTTAGATGTTCGCAACCTGCAAGTCCTGTTTCAAACCGACGAGAAACTGCTCAAAGCCGTTGACGGCATTTCCTTTGAGGTCAAGCGAGGCCAAACCCTAGGGATTGTGGGCGAATCGGGTTCAGGCAAATCCGTGACGTCCCTCGCCGTCATGGGTTTAGTGCCGAGTCCACCGGGCAAAATTGCTGGTGGCGAAATTTGGTTTCGGGGAGTAACACCGGCAGGGGAACTGCAAGAACCCGTGAATCTGCTACAGTTGCCGGCAGAAAAAATGCAGCAGTACAGAGGGGGTCAGCTAGCCACGATCTTCCAAGAACCGATGAGTGCACTCAATCCGGTGTATGACATCGGATTTCAGCTCACAGAAGCAATTCGGCTGCACCAAAATGTCTCGCCGGCACAGGCACGTCGTCTAGCTACTTCCTTGCTGCAAGAAGTGAAACTCCTCCCCAGCGATGAAGAATTGCGCCAGCGTTACCTAGAAACTCGCCAAACCTCCGATGAGCGAGAAATTCAGCAGCACATCAACGAGCAAAAACAAGCCATTCTTAAGCGCTATCCCCACGAACTGTCCGGCGGCCAAATTCAGCGGGTAACGATTGCAATGGCTATTTCCTGCAATCCGACTTTGCTGATTGCCGATGAACCCACGACTGCTTTGGATGTGACGGTACAAGCGACTATCTTGGCGCTGCTGCGGGAGTTACGGGATCAGCGGCAGATGACGATGATGTTTATCACCCACGATTTGAGCGTCATTGCCGAAGTTGCTGATTCGGTGGCAGTGATGTACCGGGGAAAAATTGTCGAGTACGGTTCAGTGTTGGAGATTTTCTCGAACCCGCAGCATCCATACACCAAAGGGTTGCTGGCTTGCCGGCCCCAGTTAAACAGGCGATTGCGTTATCTACCGACGGTTTCTGACTTTATGGAAATTGTCACCACCGGCAGCGGCGAAGTTGAGATTCGAGAAAAGACTCAAGGGAATGGAGGAGTTGGGACAGCGCTTCCCTACTTACCGGGTGAACAGAACCGTGCCGGTAGCGTCCCTGTACCCCCTAGCGGTGCGCCGGTGCCATTTACAAACACGGCTCCCCTGCTTGATATGGGCACAGAAGAAGCGCCGGTTATGGGCACTAGCTATGAGATTGCCTCCAATTCTGAGGTAGTGCCGGTGGAGGTGAGTGAGGCGGAAATGGATCAACGGCTGGCAAAATTGCAGCAGCAAGCCCCCCTCGTCAGCATCCGCGAGCTTCAAGTTGGCTTCCCGGTCAGGGGGATGTTCGGCCAAACTAAGCGCTATATGATGGCTGTGAATGGGGTTTCCTTTGATGTTTATCCTGGTGAAACGCTTGGTTTGGTGGGTGAGTCGGGTTGCGGCAAAACCACTTTGGCAAGAACCTTATTGCGGCTGATCGAACCGATGAGCGGTCAGATGATGTTTGAAGGGCAAGATATTACCGGCCTTCAGGGGAACGCGCTGCGCCGGCTGCGTCGGGAAATGCAAATTATTTTCCAAGATCCGTTTAGTTCTCTCAACCCGCGTATGAATATTGGCGACGCGGTGATGGAACCGTTAAAGATTCACTCTGCGGAGAAAAATGCTCGGCAGCAGCGGGAACGCGCTGCCTATTTGTTAGAACGGGTGGGTTTGAATCCGGGGTTAATGAAGCGCTATCCCCATGAATTTTCTGGGGGACAACGGCAAAGAATTTCTATCGCTCGCGCTTTGGCTTTAAACCCTAAGTTTATTGTTTGTGATGAATCGGTTTCGGCTCTGGATGTGTCGGTGCAGGCGCAAGTGCTGAATTTGTTAAAAGAGCTGCAGGGTGAGTTTGGCCTGACTTACATCTTTATTTCTCACGATTTAAGTGTGGTTAAGTTTATGAGTGATCGAATTGTCGTGATGAATAAAGGGAAAATTGAAGAAGTTGGCTCTTCTGAGCGACTTTACCGCGAACCGAAACAGGCTTATACACGCCAGCTAATTGCCTCGATTCCCACCGGCACCCTTGAGCGAATTCAGCAGCAGCAAGCGGCACGGGAAGAATTAAGAGTTAAGTGA
- a CDS encoding WecB/TagA/CpsF family glycosyltransferase gives MSEVPKQLSVLGLPVHLLDNYPDWLMSRLHQGLGCHVVTLNAEMTIQATENAALANVIHQAELVIPDGAGIVLYSRLKGQPVQRCPGIELADSLVRQAGEMGNECPVFFFGGAPGVAETAAELWHRQVPGLNLVGVQHGYMSPEEQQQLCQTLQQLQPRLILVGLGVPRQEFWIAQNRHLCPQATWIGVGGSFDIWAAIKTRAPVWMQNLHLEWLYRLYQEPWRWRRMLVLPVFAWRALLATREPRKAVSQEN, from the coding sequence ATGTCAGAAGTGCCAAAACAACTTTCGGTACTAGGACTGCCGGTTCATTTGCTAGATAACTATCCAGACTGGTTGATGTCGCGTTTGCATCAAGGGCTAGGATGTCATGTAGTGACGCTGAATGCGGAAATGACCATCCAGGCAACCGAGAATGCAGCCTTGGCAAATGTGATTCATCAAGCGGAACTCGTGATTCCAGATGGTGCCGGCATTGTGCTTTACTCGCGGCTGAAAGGCCAACCCGTACAGCGCTGTCCGGGAATTGAACTAGCAGATTCTCTGGTGCGACAGGCAGGAGAAATGGGAAATGAGTGTCCCGTGTTTTTCTTTGGCGGTGCACCGGGAGTGGCTGAGACAGCAGCCGAGTTATGGCACCGGCAAGTTCCCGGCTTAAACCTGGTGGGAGTGCAACATGGTTATATGTCCCCAGAGGAACAGCAACAACTGTGTCAAACGCTGCAACAGCTCCAGCCGCGTTTAATTTTAGTCGGTTTAGGCGTGCCGCGTCAGGAATTTTGGATCGCCCAAAACCGGCACCTGTGTCCCCAAGCAACCTGGATCGGCGTCGGTGGCAGCTTCGATATTTGGGCCGCCATCAAAACTCGTGCGCCGGTTTGGATGCAAAATCTTCACTTAGAATGGCTCTATCGGCTCTATCAAGAACCTTGGCGCTGGCGGCGGATGTTAGTTTTACCCGTATTTGCGTGGAGAGCTTTATTAGCAACACGCGAACCCAGAAAGGCGGTTAGCCAAGAAAATTAA